A single Streptomyces sp. Edi2 DNA region contains:
- a CDS encoding GNAT family N-acetyltransferase, giving the protein MDTYLETERLTLRRFTADDADLLIELDSDPAVMRYLTGGKPTAPEVVRERYLPRILAGYEKWGGDLGLFAAHEKDAGAFIGWFILRPEPEGPLDEVELGYRLRQAAWGRGYATEGSRALLGKAFSELGVRMVWAETMSVNRGSRNIMEKLEMTLVETIPTPPDMETVEGSEHGGVRYEITKEQWKQQ; this is encoded by the coding sequence GTGGACACCTACCTGGAGACCGAGCGCCTGACCCTGCGCCGCTTCACTGCCGATGACGCGGACCTGCTGATCGAGCTGGACAGCGACCCGGCGGTGATGCGCTACCTGACCGGCGGCAAGCCGACCGCGCCTGAGGTCGTCCGCGAGCGCTACCTGCCGAGAATCCTCGCGGGCTACGAGAAGTGGGGCGGCGACCTCGGACTGTTCGCCGCGCACGAGAAGGACGCCGGCGCGTTCATCGGCTGGTTCATCCTGCGTCCCGAGCCGGAGGGCCCGCTGGACGAAGTCGAACTCGGCTACCGGCTGCGGCAGGCGGCTTGGGGCAGGGGCTATGCCACCGAGGGCTCGCGGGCCTTGCTGGGCAAGGCGTTCTCGGAGCTCGGTGTGCGCATGGTCTGGGCCGAGACGATGTCCGTGAACCGCGGTTCGCGCAACATCATGGAGAAGCTTGAAATGACGCTCGTGGAGACCATCCCCACTCCGCCCGACATGGAGACGGTCGAGGGCTCCGAGCATGGAGGCGTACGGTACGAGATCACCAAGGAGCAGTGGAAGCAGCAGTAG
- a CDS encoding N(5)-(carboxyethyl)ornithine synthase, whose amino-acid sequence MQQLKLGIMSQTRKENEHRLPIHPAHFARIDADLRTGIYLQTGYGEHFGVPDSQLAPLVAGFRSRQELISECDVILLAKPLHEDLAELRDGQVLWGWPHCVQDDKVTQAAIDRRLTVIAFEAMHHWTRKGSFNLHVFHKNNELAGYSSVLHAMQLTGATGDYGRRRRAVVIGFGATARGAVTALSALGVHDVDVLTARGVTAVSSPIHSARIVHFDHDVADDTLDPRRSIALTDDGPEPLADFLAGHDIIVNCVLQDTAAPLMFLIKEDLPKLAPGTLVIDVSCDEGMGFAWARPTTFNAPMFTVGDHVHHYGVDHSPSYLWDAATWENSEALIPFLRPVLEGPAGWDSDRTIHRAIEIRDGIVQNPAVLAFQNRAEQFPHALL is encoded by the coding sequence TTGCAGCAGCTCAAGCTCGGAATCATGTCGCAGACCCGCAAAGAGAACGAGCACCGTCTGCCGATCCACCCAGCACACTTCGCACGCATCGACGCCGACCTCCGGACCGGCATCTATCTGCAGACCGGTTACGGGGAGCACTTCGGTGTCCCGGACAGTCAACTCGCACCGTTGGTCGCCGGTTTCCGCTCACGCCAGGAGTTGATCTCGGAGTGTGACGTCATCCTGCTGGCCAAACCGCTGCACGAGGATCTGGCGGAGCTGCGGGACGGGCAGGTGCTGTGGGGGTGGCCGCACTGCGTGCAGGACGACAAGGTCACGCAGGCCGCCATCGACCGCAGGCTCACCGTGATCGCCTTTGAAGCGATGCACCACTGGACCCGGAAGGGTTCGTTCAACCTGCATGTCTTCCACAAGAACAACGAGCTGGCCGGATACTCGTCGGTGCTGCATGCCATGCAGCTGACCGGTGCGACGGGTGACTACGGGCGCCGGCGGCGCGCGGTGGTGATCGGCTTCGGCGCCACCGCCCGCGGTGCGGTCACCGCGCTCAGCGCGCTGGGGGTTCACGACGTGGACGTGCTGACCGCCCGCGGCGTCACCGCCGTCAGCTCACCGATCCACTCGGCGCGGATCGTCCACTTCGACCACGACGTGGCCGACGACACCCTCGACCCGCGACGCAGCATCGCGCTCACTGACGACGGCCCGGAGCCGCTGGCGGATTTCCTCGCCGGGCACGACATCATCGTCAACTGCGTGCTCCAGGACACCGCGGCGCCGCTGATGTTCCTGATCAAGGAGGATCTGCCGAAGCTCGCGCCCGGCACTCTCGTCATCGACGTCTCCTGCGACGAGGGTATGGGCTTCGCCTGGGCCCGGCCGACCACCTTCAACGCCCCGATGTTCACCGTCGGCGACCACGTCCACCACTACGGCGTGGACCACAGTCCCTCCTACCTTTGGGACGCGGCCACCTGGGAGAACAGCGAGGCGCTGATCCCGTTCCTGCGGCCGGTCCTCGAAGGACCGGCCGGCTGGGACAGCGACCGCACGATCCACCGGGCGATCGAGATCCGCGACGGCATCGTCCAGAACCCCGCGGTCCTGGCCTTCCAGAATCGCGCCGAACAGTTCCCGCACGCGCTGCTCTGA